Proteins from a single region of Theobroma cacao cultivar B97-61/B2 chromosome 10, Criollo_cocoa_genome_V2, whole genome shotgun sequence:
- the LOC108663793 gene encoding putative disease resistance RPP13-like protein 1, with amino-acid sequence MVTEAVVLAVGGAFLSSTLNVLFDRLATVQALKPMISLFRGTKLRDDLLQKMEILLLTVEKVFGDAEEKQILNPSVKKWVDKLKDAAYDAEDLLDAMAIEDQVQEEQVKDFNTRLDKIVLKLQLIAEEKDILNLKEDQGGKSIPRLPTTSLVDESEVCLRNNDKKHILDILLSDGLNGQKIPVITIVGMGGIGKTTLAQFLYNDDRVKNYFNLRAWVYVSEEFDVFKVTKTIYESATLSSSDINDLNVLQVTLERTLMGRKFLLVLDNVWNESYRAWDLLLRPLQVGVPGSKIIVTTRSQTVSSTMRNALVHDLKRLSKGDCWALFSKHAFGNKNPNEDSTLKGIGEKIVEKCRGLPLAIKTLGSLLHSQVEAQEWDNVLNSRIWDLPAHKSDILPALRLSYHYLPSHLKRCFAYCSLFPKGHKFERRDLVRMWIAEGLVQQPNSRRRTEEVGEQYFHELLSRSIFQQSHDESRFIMHDLVNDLAQYTAGEFCFRFENGSPPQNPARVRHLSCILKPSDKPYKFEAFYGKNKFLRTFLPLRSPGDGKTPFDSGVFNKLFPAPSCLRVLSLSSYNITKFPDSVCNVKQLRYLDLSGAALRCLPERVGCLHNLETLKLSGCHRLTLLPANLWNLTKLEHLDISGTPILELLDSIGNLKELGYLDLSGTKIHFLPEGVCSLYNLQTL; translated from the coding sequence ATGGTTACAGAAGCTGTGGTATTGGCCGTGGGAGGGGCATTTCTCTCGTCCACTCTGAATGTACTGTTTGACAGATTGGCTACTGTGCAGGCCCTCAAGCCGATGATCAGCCTCTTCCGGGGTACGAAGTTGAGAGACGATCTCTTGCAGAAAATGGAGATATTACTGCTAACGGTGGAGAAAGTTTTTGGTGATGCCGAGGAGAAGCAAATTCTGAACCCTTCTGTGAAAAAGTGGGTGGACAAGCTTAAAGACGCTGCCTACGATGCTGAGGATCTACTGGATGCGATGGCAATTGAAGATCAGGTTCAGGAGGAGCAGGTAAAAGACTTTAATACTCGCCTTGACAAAATTGTTCTAAAACTGCAACTAATTGCTGAGGAAAAAGACATCCTTAATTTGAAAGAAGACCAAGGAGGGAAATCAATCCCAAGATTACCCACAACTTCCCTGGTCGATGAATCTGAAGTATGCCTCAGAAACAATGATAAAAAGCATATTCTTGATATTTTGTTGTCTGATGGATTGAATGGGCAGAAGATACCTGTGATTACAATTGTAGGAATGGGTGGGATCGGAAAGACCACCCTTGCTCAGTTTTTGTACAATGATGACAGGGTGAAGAACTATTTTAACTTGAGAGCATGGGTGTATGTCTCGGAAGAATTTGATGTTTTCAAGGTCACGAAAACAATTTATGAGTCTGCCACATTGTCGAGTTCTGATATTAATGACTTAAACGTGCTTCAAGTTACATTGGAGAGGACATTGATGGGCAGAAAATTTCTACTTGTCTTGGACAATGTTTGGAATGAGAGTTATAGAGCATGGGATCTACTGCTTAGACCCTTACAAGTTGGTGTCCCTGGAAGTAAGATCATTGTAACTACACGTAGCCAAACTGTTTCATCCACGATGCGTAATGCGCTTGTTCATGATTTGAAGAGGTTATCTAAAGGAGATTGCTGGGCATTATTTTCAAAGCATGcatttggaaataaaaacCCGAATGAAGATTCTACCCTGAAAGGCATTGGTGAGAAAATTGTGGAAAAATGCAGAGGCTTGCCTTTGGCTATTAAAACACTCGGGAGTCTGCTGCATTCACAAGTAGAAGCTCAGGAGTGGGACAATGTACTGAATAGTAGAATATGGGATCTACCTGCTCACAAGAGTGACATTTTACCTGCCTTAAGATTGAGTTATCACTATCTTCCTTCTCATCTAAAGCGCTGCTTTGCATATTGTTCCCTATTTCCTAAGGGCCACAAATTTGAGAGAAGGGATTTGGTTCGAATGTGGATAGCTGAAGGCCTAGTGCAGCAGCCAAACAGTAGAAGAAGAACGGAGGAAGTAGGCGAGCAGTACTTTCATGAACTGTTATCTAGGTCAATTTTTCAACAAAGTCATGATGAATCACGTTTCATAATGCATGACCTTGTCAACGATCTAGCTCAATATACAGCAGGAGAATTTTGCTTCAGGTTTGAGAATGGTAGCCCTCCCCAAAACCCTGCAAGGGTTCGCCATTTGTCATGCATATTGAAGCCAAGTGACAAGCCTTATAAATTTGAGGCCTTCTATggaaaaaataagtttttgcGGACCTTCCTTCCGCTCAGATCACCAGGTGATGGGAAGACTCCTTTCGATTCTGGAGTCTTCAACAAATTGTTTCCAGCGCCCAGTTGCCTACGGGTATTGTCATTGTCATCTTACAATATCACTAAGTTCCCTGATTCAGTTTGCAACGTAAAACAGCTACGCTACTTGGACCTTTCTGGCGCTGCTCTTCGATGTTTGCCTGAAAGAGTAGGCTGTTTGCATAACTTGGAGACACTGAAGTTGTCAGGTTGTCATCGTCTCACTCTGTTGCCAGCAAACCTGTGGAATCTTACCAAATTAGAGCATCTTGACATCAGTGGAACACCTATCTTGGAGTTGCTTGATTCAATTGGCAACTTAAAAGAACTCGGCTACTTGGACCTTTCTGGCactaaaattcattttttgcCTGAAGGAGTATGTTCTTTATATAACTTGCAGACGCTGTAA